The Nodosilinea sp. PGN35 DNA window CCTCCACATGGCGGGCGCTGAGGTAGAGGCACAGGCTGGTCTTGTGGGCCGCCAGCGAGGCTAAGTCCTCAGCCTCGGGCACCTGGGTGCGGCCGCTGATGCGGGTGAGAATGATCGACTGCACCAGGCCCGGAATGGTCAGCTCGGCGTTGAGCTTGGCCGCCGCCGCCTGGTAGGCGCTGATGCCCGGCACCACCTCAAAGGGCACCTCCGCCTCGGCCAGGGCCTGAATCTGCTCGTGGATGGCGCTATACAGGCTGGGGTCGCCCGATTGCAGCCGAATGACCGACTTTCCGGCCCGTACGCGCTCAATCATCAGCGGCAGAATGCTTTCCAGGGTCATGGTCGCGGTGCCGATGCGCTCGGCCTCGGGGCGAGTCCACTCCAAAATCTGCTGGGGCACCAGGGAGTTGGCGTAGAGAATCACATCCGCCTGGCTCAGCAGCCGCTGGGCCTTTACTGTCAACAGCTCTGGGTCGCCCGGCCCGGCCCCGACGATGTAGACGCCCGGCGCTAGGGGGGCGATCGCCGCAGGTGCATGGCCAGAAAAATCTTGCATTTTAGACGGGGTTACAGGGCTAGCCATAGGGCAAAGGTCAACAATTCACACAGTCCCCAAATCATAGCCACTTTGTTTCAAGTATCCGTGAACCCCAGGTATTTCCCCGGAATTTAGCGGCGGTGCGAGGAGATTGGAGCGGTAGATGCACCCTGATTCAGACCCCTGAGGATAGCTAACTCAGGGGTCTTTTTTTGGGGCCGACGGTGGTGCTTAATTGAAGCAGCAGAGTTTGTACCAGAGCGCTTGGGCAGCGGTATACCGCTGCTCAAGCGCCCTGGATGACCCACTTTAGCCGTTCATAGAAATAGTGCGGGTTTG harbors:
- the cobM gene encoding precorrin-4 C(11)-methyltransferase encodes the protein MQDFSGHAPAAIAPLAPGVYIVGAGPGDPELLTVKAQRLLSQADVILYANSLVPQQILEWTRPEAERIGTATMTLESILPLMIERVRAGKSVIRLQSGDPSLYSAIHEQIQALAEAEVPFEVVPGISAYQAAAAKLNAELTIPGLVQSIILTRISGRTQVPEAEDLASLAAHKTSLCLYLSARHVEESQAQLLKHYEPDTPVAICFRIGWPDEQLLVVPLSEMAQTTREKDLIRTTLYVISPALRGQKVRSRLYNPEHTHLFRPKNRSVTPADHTQDAVTLEA